The Acidimicrobiales bacterium genomic sequence AGTAGGCGAACGAAACCGAGTGGCTCTCGGGGAAGCCATAGTTCGAGAACGCAGCCATCTTGTCGAAGATCTCATCCGCGATGGCCCCGGTTACGCCCCGTTCGGCCATTCCGTCATAAAGCCGCTGCTTGAGTTTGGCCATCCGTTCCTGTGAGCGCTTCGAACCCATCGCCTGGCGAAGTTCGTCTGACTCGGCCGGGGTGAATCCGGCCACGTCGATGGCCATCTGCATCAGCTGCTCTTGGAACAAGGGGATGCCCAGGGTCTTTTGAAGCGCGTTCTCGAGCAGCGGATGCAGATAGGTGACGGGCTCTTTGCCGTTGCGCCGTCTGATGTATGGGTGAACAGACCCTCCCTGGATCGGGCCCGGGCGGATCAGGGCCACCTCGACCACCAGGTCGTAGAAATTGCGCGGCTTCAAACGGGGCAGGGTGGCCATCTGGGCCCGAGACTCGACCTGGAACACCCCGACCGAATCGGCCTCACACAACATGTCGTAGACCTCTGGTTCTTGTGGGAGAGCCGCGATGTCGACGTTCACGTCATGGTGTGCGGCGATCAGGTCGACCGACAGATGAAGCGCGGTCAGCATGCCCAGACCCAGCAGGTCGAACTTGACCAGCCCTGCGGCTGCACAGTCGTCTTTGTCCCACTGCAGAACGCTTCGGTTGGCCATGCGGCCCCATTCGACGGGGCAGACCTCCACTACTGGACGGTCGCACATGACCATGCCCCCCGAGTGGATTCCGAGGTGGCGCGGAAAGTTCTCGACCTGGGCCGCTAGCTCTAGCACCTCACGGGGAATGTCCAGATCGGTGGCGATGTTCTGCTCGGCCTCACCCTCGAGCAGCTTCGAGAGCCCACCCCACCGGTCGAGTTGTTTTGCGAAGGCGTCTTGTTGACCGGTTGCATAACCGAGAGCCTTGGCCATGTCGCGCACCGAAGACTTGGCTCTGTAGGTGATGACGTTGGCCACCTGGGCCGCGTGGGCCCGGCCGTGCTTTTGATAGACGTACTGGATCACCTCCTCGCGCCGGCCGCTCTCGATATCGATGTCGATGTCGGGTGGGCCGTCGCGCTCGGGCGACAAGAAGCGTTCGAACAGCAGGCCCAGGCTGACGGCGTCGGCCTTGGTTACGCCGAGCACATAACAAACAGCCGAATTGGCCGCCGACCCCCTCCCCTGGCAGTAGATGTCGTTCAGCCGGCAGAACTCGACGATGTCCCAGACCACCAGGAAATAGCCGGGGAATCCGAGATGTTCGATGAGATCCAGCTCTCGTTCGACCTGAGCCCAGGCACCAGGCACCCATTCGCGCTCGGGTGGCCCGTAGCGCTGCAGAGCACCCCGGCGCACGATCTCTCGCAACCAGCTCATCTCGTCATGACCGGGCGGACACGGGAATGGTGGCAGGTTGGGTGCCACCAACTTCAGGTCGAAGGCACATTCGGCCGCCAGCTCTGCCGCAGCTTCGACCACACCCGGATAGCGAACGAACCGCCTGGCCTGCTCGTCGCCGGAGCGCAAGTGTGCGGTGGCGGCCGGGGGCAACCAACCGTCGAGGTCTTCGAGGCTGCGCCTGGCCCTGACCGCAGCCAGGGCGGTGGCCAACCGACGGCGCGACGGGGTTGCGTAGTGAACGTTGTTGGTGGCCAGCAGGCCCGTGCCATATCTGGCCGCCAGACGGGCCAAGGCGTCGTTGCGCGCCCCATCCAGTGGATCACCGTGGTCCCACAACTCGACATAGACGTTGTGCCTGCCGACCAGATCGACCAGGCGTTGAAGCTCGACACCGGCAGCCGACGGCCCACGTTCGACCAGGGCTCGGGGCACGCGCCCCTTACGCCCACCGGTCAACAACACCCAGTGATCGGCTGCGCCCGAAGACGCGGCCTGGGCGATATCTGCCATAGAGCAGCGAGGTGCACCCTTCTCGCCCGCCATCTGGGCCTTGGAGATCAATGTGCCAAGCGCCGCGTAGCCCTTGGGATCTCTGGCCAGGATGATCTGATGGTCACCGTAGGGGTCGGGTACCCCGTTGTGGGGTTTGGTAGCGCCGAGGGTGAGTTCACAGCCAAATACGGTGGGCATTGCGACCTCTCGGGCCGCTTCGGCGAAGCGAACCACCCCATAGAAGCCGTCGTGATCGGTGATCGCCAAGGCCTTCAGATCGAGCCTGGCCGCTTCGGTGACCAGCTCTTCTGGATGTGATGCCCCGTCGAGGAAGCTGAAGTTGGAATGGCAGTGCAACTCTGCATAGGGCGTCTTCGACACCCGCCTGGCAACGGCGGGAGCTTCAAAGGCCGAGCGTTTGCGAGACCATGCCGGGCTGTCGCCGCCGTCGGCACCTTCCCACGCGCGCGCCGCGTCTGGAATACCGTCAAATCTGCCAGAGAGCCTGGCCTCTAGTTCGGTCCACGAAACGCCCGGGTTGTTGAATCCCACAGGCGCGATGATCGAACATCTGTTCGATACATGTCAAGAGGTCGGGCCGAGATCTCGATGTCGACCCCGAGGCGTCAAACAGCGGTTGTGAAACCCTCGAAGGGCGAACCGATCGTCTTCAGGTCCTCGATCAGGTCAGGAGGCAGGGTGCTTGCCGGAGAGGGCGGGGTGGTCGGGTTGACCGCATCCACCAGTCCGCCGAATCTGGCGTCGATCGCAGCCTTGATCTCGTCGTGGCGACCCACCGCTGCGAACAGCCTCACGACGTCGTCGCTGACCTCGGCCGCGATCTGGTCCCAGTGGCCCGCCTTGGTCATGTCGAGAAGTTTGTGCCCCAGATCCTCGAGGCCATGCTGGGCCAGGACCGGCCAATAGGCCCGCGTCGACCCATAGAACGCCACCCGGTAGCGCACCCACTCGACGGCTTTGGCCACGTCCTCATCGGTGGCCCCGGTAGCCACGAAGCCACCGCCAGAAACTTCGAAGCTCTCGCGGTTGCGGTTGGTGCGCATCATTCCACGCTCGAGATTCGGCATGATCTGTTCGGCGATGTAGTCGCGGGTGCAGAATCCGTGCAGCGATACCCCATCGCAGGCCTCGCCAGCCAGCGCCAACATGTTGGGGCCAACTGCGGAGATCTTGATGGCCGGCGGGGCGCACTCGAGCGGCGCTGGCGAGAAGTTGGGTGTCATCAGGGTGAACGTGTAGTGCTCGCCCTGAAAGTCGAGCTTCTCGCCGGTCTGCCAGGTTCGCCAAATGGCCCTGATCGAGTTGATGTACTCGCGCATTCGTGGAGCTGGTGCTGTCCAGGGCGTCGAATAGCGCCGCTCGTTGTGGGCCTTTATCTGCGAGCCGATCCCCAGAACGAAACGACCATTCGAGGCCGCCTGAAGGTCCCAGGCAGCCTGGGCGCTCATCATCGGGCTACGGGGAAACGCTATGGCGACGCCGGTCTCGAGGGTCACCCTCGTGCTGTTCACCGCAGCGATGGCCAAGGACAGGAACGGGTCGTGGGCGTTCTCGGCTGCCGACACACCGTCGAAGCCGCTGTCTTCTATGGCCTTTATGCGCCGCGGGACGGCTGCGAGGTCGCTGTTGTCGAGGCCTGCCTTGATTCGCATGTGGCCGATTAGAGCAGGGCGCGGGCCAACAGAACAATTGCCGACGCTGCCGACAGCGACAAGATGGCAGGACGCGTGTAGCCGCGATCGACGATGGGAATCAGGTAGCGGCTCAGCACGAAGCCGACCACCGCAGCGGGAACCAGAAGGGCTCCCCACTTCAGCTCGTAGAGGCCGAACTCGCCCGCGATGGCCAGGCCCACCAGCGTCATCGCCGTTCCGACCACGAAGAACCCACCCATCGAGCCACGTATCTGCTTGCCTTCGGCGCTTTGAAACATCAGGGCCACGGGCGGCCCGCCGATACCTGCCGTGACGGCCCCAAAGCCCGAAACCGTTCCGGCAACGATCATGTTGGGCCTGGTGCGCCTGGGTGCCGTCGTGACCGACGAGATCACCACCATGGCCAAGACGGCCAGGGCTATGACGATGCGAAGCCCGCGGTCCGACAGGGCACCGATGACCAACGCACCAGCGATCGTTCCGCCCACCCGTCCGATCAGTGCGTTGGAGACGGGCCCGAATTCGATGCCCTTTCGATCTCGGACCAGCATCATGACGTTCATGGCGCTGATGGCGAACAGTGATGCGCCGGGCACCAGCTCGGGGGCGAACAGGGCGATCATCGGCATTGCGATGAGGTTCGCGCCGAACCCGACCGAACTCTGCACCGATGTGCCCAGAGCAACGATGGCGAATGCGAGTAGGTAGGTGAACAGCTCGGCTCCAGCCTGTTGGTGGCCTGCCGATGCTAGACCCCGCCGACAAGCAAGCCGTGCAGCGATGACTTCACCCGCCTTTGTGATGCTTGCGGTGGCATGGTGCGCAGAGGGTTTGGAGTTGGTCGGTTCAAGCGGATGGGCCTACGCCTATCCAGTCACGAACCGTGGACGGACAGACGGCGAGTTCTTGTGTTGTGTAGATCGCTGGTTCCACCGTTACGTTCCCCTCTTTGTTTCCCCTACTCGGTGTCGAACAGGCTTTCGATCTGTGATCGAAAGCCTACTGAAGGGGTGGGACAGTCAACATTTGCACGGAGACACCACCTTGTGTGCCAGCGCTGACACGACCAGTAGCCACCACGCGTCCGCGGCGGCGTCGATCGGCTGCGCCCACCTCGGCCAGAGCGTGCCAGCCGCGCCGATAGCGTTCACCGCATGACGTCGCCCAGGATGCCCGCAGTGTTCGTAGGTCACGGCAGCCCGATGAATACCCTCGAGAACAACCGCTATACCGAGGCTTGGCGCGCGTTGGGCCAGTCGGTTCCGCGCCCCGAAGGCATCGTGATGGTCTCGGCGCACTGGTACATCGCCCACAGTGCGGTCACGGCGATGGATCAGCCACGGACGATCCACGACTTCTATGGCTTCCCGCCAGAGCTCTTCGCTTTCCAGTACCCGGCGCCAGGGGCGCCCGAGCTGGCTTCGCGTGTGGCCCAGCTGGCCGAACCGAACTGGGTGGGCCTCGATGCGGATCAGTGGGGTCTGGATCACGGGACCTGGTCGGTGCTGGCGCACGTCTTCCCCGAAGCAGACATCCCGGTGGTGCAGTTGTCGGTGGATGCATCCAAGACCATCGAGCAACACATGGCTCTTGGAGCGTCGCTGTCTCCGCTGCTCGACGAGGGCGTCATGGTCATGGCGAGCGGCAACGTCGTTCACAATCTGGGTGCACTCAACCCGGCGCTGCGAGACGAGGCGTCCGAGTGGGCTCGCGCCTTCGACGCTGCGACGACACATGTAATGACCACCAACCCGGGAGATCTCGGCTCGGTGGTCACACATCCGGCCTTCGATCTGGCTGTGCCCACTCCAGATCACTTCCTGCCCCTCGCCTACATCGCGGGCATCGCCGATTCTGTCGGCGAAACAGCCCAGGTTCTGATCGAAGGCGGAGCGATGGGTTCGTTGACGATGACCAGCTATACGGTCGGCACCTTCAACTGACACCAGGCGAGCGCCCTCGCATAGCCTGCAGAACATGCAAAGACTCAAGTTCGGAGCCTTCCTCGCGCCCCACCACCTTCCGGGCGAGAGCCCGACCCTGCAACTGCAGCGCGACCTGGACCTGGTGACCCAGCTGGACCGATTGGGATACCACGAGTTCTGGTGCGGCGAGCACCACTCGACCGGTTGGGAGGTGATCGCTTCCCCGGAGATGTTCCTGGCGGGTGCGGCCATGCGCACCGGTCGCATCAAGCTCGGCACCGGTGTGGTCTCGCTGCCCTACCACCACCCGTTCAACGTGGCCCAGCGGATCGTTCAACTCGACCACATGAGCCAGGGACGCGCCCTGCTCGGCACCGGCCCAGGAGCCTTGCCCTCCGATGCACACACGTTTGGCATCGACCCGGTGGTCCTGCGAGATCGCCAGGATGAAGCCATCGGAGTCATCAAGCGACTGCTGGCAGGCGAGGAGCGCTTCAGCTACGAGTGCGAGTGGTTCACCCTGAACGACGCCAAGCTGCAGATTCTGCCCTTGCAAGAAGTGCTGCCCATGGCGACGGCCTCGATGATCAGCCCCTCGGGCATGACGCTCGCGGGCAAGTACGGCGACGGCGTTCTGTCGATCGGTTCCATGTCGGACGAGGGTCTGGCGTCGCTGCCGTTGCAGTGGAGCTTCGCAGAGGAAGCAGCCGCCGAACACGGCCAGATCGTCGACCGCTCGAACTGGCGCATCATGTTCAACTGGCACATCGCCGAGACGCGCGAGAAGGCGTTCGAGGAGGTCGAGTGGGGCCTCTTGCGCTGGCACAACGACTACACGGTCGGCACGCTCCAGCGTCCGGGCGTGCCCAAGTTCGACACCACCCGCGACGCCATCGAGGCCCTGGCCTTGGCCGAGGGCGCAGCGGCAGTCATCGGCACCCCCGACGATCTCATCGAACGAATCCTCCAGATGGCCGAGGTCACTGGTGGTTTCGGTGTGGCGATCGGTTTCGTAAACGACTGGGCTTCGCCTGCGAACACCGCAAAGAGCTGGGACATGGTGGCCAGGTATGTGATTCCCGAGGTCAACGGCCAGCTCGAATCGATGCGCGAGTCGAACCAGTTCGTGATCGACCACCGCGAGTACTTCCAGCGAGCCCAGAAGGCCGTGCTGAACAAGATCAACGAGAACGCCAGGGCCGCCGAGGCCTTCCGGGCGGCGGGTGCCGGCGGTTCGGCCCCCATAGCGGCGCACTCGGGGCCGTCACGACAAGACGCGTCAGACGACGCTGCGA encodes the following:
- a CDS encoding error-prone DNA polymerase; translated protein: MGFNNPGVSWTELEARLSGRFDGIPDAARAWEGADGGDSPAWSRKRSAFEAPAVARRVSKTPYAELHCHSNFSFLDGASHPEELVTEAARLDLKALAITDHDGFYGVVRFAEAAREVAMPTVFGCELTLGATKPHNGVPDPYGDHQIILARDPKGYAALGTLISKAQMAGEKGAPRCSMADIAQAASSGAADHWVLLTGGRKGRVPRALVERGPSAAGVELQRLVDLVGRHNVYVELWDHGDPLDGARNDALARLAARYGTGLLATNNVHYATPSRRRLATALAAVRARRSLEDLDGWLPPAATAHLRSGDEQARRFVRYPGVVEAAAELAAECAFDLKLVAPNLPPFPCPPGHDEMSWLREIVRRGALQRYGPPEREWVPGAWAQVERELDLIEHLGFPGYFLVVWDIVEFCRLNDIYCQGRGSAANSAVCYVLGVTKADAVSLGLLFERFLSPERDGPPDIDIDIESGRREEVIQYVYQKHGRAHAAQVANVITYRAKSSVRDMAKALGYATGQQDAFAKQLDRWGGLSKLLEGEAEQNIATDLDIPREVLELAAQVENFPRHLGIHSGGMVMCDRPVVEVCPVEWGRMANRSVLQWDKDDCAAAGLVKFDLLGLGMLTALHLSVDLIAAHHDVNVDIAALPQEPEVYDMLCEADSVGVFQVESRAQMATLPRLKPRNFYDLVVEVALIRPGPIQGGSVHPYIRRRNGKEPVTYLHPLLENALQKTLGIPLFQEQLMQMAIDVAGFTPAESDELRQAMGSKRSQERMAKLKQRLYDGMAERGVTGAIADEIFDKMAAFSNYGFPESHSVSFAYLVYASSWIKLHYPAAFCAGLLNAQPMGFYSPQSLVLDARRHGVVVHTPDLNASADVAILEPCPEAAGGVAVRLGLSSVRGVGDELALEIASNGPYETMEQLIRRTDVNLTQVEALATAGAFGCFGLDRRSALWQAGSVIQSRADRLPGIVTGAHAPQLPGMSEREEAVADLWATGVAPDGHPTIFLRSDLEKMGATTAAGLKKLESGTRVWVGGVVTHRQRPATAGGTLFINLEDETGLINVVCSRGCWIRHRQVARSEPALLIRGRLEASEGVYNVIAEKIEPLLVAAAVPSRDFR
- a CDS encoding TIGR03617 family F420-dependent LLM class oxidoreductase encodes the protein MRIKAGLDNSDLAAVPRRIKAIEDSGFDGVSAAENAHDPFLSLAIAAVNSTRVTLETGVAIAFPRSPMMSAQAAWDLQAASNGRFVLGIGSQIKAHNERRYSTPWTAPAPRMREYINSIRAIWRTWQTGEKLDFQGEHYTFTLMTPNFSPAPLECAPPAIKISAVGPNMLALAGEACDGVSLHGFCTRDYIAEQIMPNLERGMMRTNRNRESFEVSGGGFVATGATDEDVAKAVEWVRYRVAFYGSTRAYWPVLAQHGLEDLGHKLLDMTKAGHWDQIAAEVSDDVVRLFAAVGRHDEIKAAIDARFGGLVDAVNPTTPPSPASTLPPDLIEDLKTIGSPFEGFTTAV
- a CDS encoding sulfite exporter TauE/SafE family protein, with the protein product MTKAGEVIAARLACRRGLASAGHQQAGAELFTYLLAFAIVALGTSVQSSVGFGANLIAMPMIALFAPELVPGASLFAISAMNVMMLVRDRKGIEFGPVSNALIGRVGGTIAGALVIGALSDRGLRIVIALAVLAMVVISSVTTAPRRTRPNMIVAGTVSGFGAVTAGIGGPPVALMFQSAEGKQIRGSMGGFFVVGTAMTLVGLAIAGEFGLYELKWGALLVPAAVVGFVLSRYLIPIVDRGYTRPAILSLSAASAIVLLARALL
- the ygiD gene encoding 4,5-DOPA dioxygenase extradiol, with product MTSPRMPAVFVGHGSPMNTLENNRYTEAWRALGQSVPRPEGIVMVSAHWYIAHSAVTAMDQPRTIHDFYGFPPELFAFQYPAPGAPELASRVAQLAEPNWVGLDADQWGLDHGTWSVLAHVFPEADIPVVQLSVDASKTIEQHMALGASLSPLLDEGVMVMASGNVVHNLGALNPALRDEASEWARAFDAATTHVMTTNPGDLGSVVTHPAFDLAVPTPDHFLPLAYIAGIADSVGETAQVLIEGGAMGSLTMTSYTVGTFN
- a CDS encoding LLM class flavin-dependent oxidoreductase gives rise to the protein MQRLKFGAFLAPHHLPGESPTLQLQRDLDLVTQLDRLGYHEFWCGEHHSTGWEVIASPEMFLAGAAMRTGRIKLGTGVVSLPYHHPFNVAQRIVQLDHMSQGRALLGTGPGALPSDAHTFGIDPVVLRDRQDEAIGVIKRLLAGEERFSYECEWFTLNDAKLQILPLQEVLPMATASMISPSGMTLAGKYGDGVLSIGSMSDEGLASLPLQWSFAEEAAAEHGQIVDRSNWRIMFNWHIAETREKAFEEVEWGLLRWHNDYTVGTLQRPGVPKFDTTRDAIEALALAEGAAAVIGTPDDLIERILQMAEVTGGFGVAIGFVNDWASPANTAKSWDMVARYVIPEVNGQLESMRESNQFVIDHREYFQRAQKAVLNKINENARAAEAFRAAGAGGSAPIAAHSGPSRQDASDDAASQD